Proteins encoded within one genomic window of Halomonas sp. YLGW01:
- a CDS encoding AarF/ABC1/UbiB kinase family protein, translating into MRERGRTRRLLGLGARAGGAMLRTRLGGEADWRALGEAMFEGLSELKGPAMKLAQIMSQWDDLLPPELADELARLQRQAQPMPWEKIRTTLEAEYGDLDARFAAIEERPFASASMGQVHRATTHEGETLVLKVQYPGLAEVLESDLAQVRRLMRLGRWFKVPQARLDALFEELAESLRGEFDYRAEAVALSRYRQRYAGSEDIVIPAPIEPLCTSRVLAMAYVPGTPLREMDQAGDALRQRLAVRLADWMTEELLTHGELHADPHAGNFAADGEGRLIIYDLGAVIPVPKARLRQMITLLEATLENDPMAMEAALLAMGGRQGEGAPLSLYRDSASAIAPLFAPGEQDLGDVRVHRRLRELSPRVWAAMDRLQPPADTLLLSRTLNGHYWNLVRLQARLDMAGRARPLLDWARQG; encoded by the coding sequence ATGCGTGAGCGTGGCAGAACCCGGCGGCTGCTGGGGCTCGGAGCGCGAGCCGGCGGCGCGATGCTCAGGACCCGCCTGGGAGGCGAGGCCGACTGGCGAGCCCTCGGCGAGGCGATGTTCGAGGGGCTCTCGGAGCTCAAGGGGCCGGCCATGAAGCTCGCCCAGATCATGTCGCAGTGGGACGACCTGCTGCCCCCGGAGCTTGCCGACGAGCTCGCCCGGTTGCAGCGCCAGGCACAGCCGATGCCCTGGGAGAAGATCCGTACCACCCTCGAGGCCGAGTATGGCGATCTGGACGCGCGTTTCGCAGCGATCGAGGAGCGCCCCTTCGCCAGCGCCTCCATGGGGCAGGTGCATCGGGCCACGACGCACGAGGGCGAGACCCTGGTGCTCAAGGTGCAGTACCCGGGACTCGCCGAGGTGCTGGAGAGCGACCTGGCCCAGGTGCGCCGGCTGATGAGGCTGGGACGCTGGTTCAAGGTGCCCCAGGCGCGCCTGGATGCGCTCTTCGAGGAGCTCGCCGAGAGCCTGCGCGGCGAGTTCGATTACCGGGCCGAGGCCGTGGCCCTGTCGCGCTATCGACAGCGCTACGCGGGAAGCGAAGACATCGTCATTCCGGCGCCGATCGAGCCATTATGCACCTCCCGAGTGCTGGCCATGGCCTATGTGCCGGGCACGCCGCTGCGCGAGATGGATCAGGCAGGTGATGCCCTGCGACAACGCCTCGCGGTACGCCTCGCCGACTGGATGACCGAGGAGCTCTTGACCCATGGGGAGCTGCACGCCGACCCGCATGCCGGCAACTTTGCCGCCGATGGCGAGGGGCGGTTGATCATCTATGACCTGGGGGCGGTGATCCCGGTACCCAAGGCGCGTCTGCGGCAGATGATCACGTTGCTCGAGGCCACCCTGGAGAACGATCCGATGGCCATGGAGGCGGCCCTGCTGGCGATGGGGGGGCGCCAGGGGGAGGGGGCGCCGCTGAGCCTGTATCGAGATAGCGCCTCGGCCATAGCGCCCCTGTTCGCGCCCGGCGAGCAGGACCTGGGTGACGTGCGGGTGCACCGTCGGCTGCGCGAGCTGAGTCCGCGGGTATGGGCGGCGATGGACCGCCTGCAGCCGCCGGCGGATACGCTGCTGCTGTCGCGTACCCTCAACGGTCACTACTGGAACCTGGTGCGCCTGCAGGCACGCCTTGATATGGCCGGGCGGGCCCGGCCGCTGCTCGACTGGGCGCGACAGGGCTGA
- a CDS encoding homocysteine S-methyltransferase family protein gives MSSIVLLDGGMGQELIRRAGEPPTPLWSTHVLKEYPELVQGLHEDFIRAGARVITLATYTATPERLSRAGQAASLEMLHQRALERAQKAVAVCGEDVAIAGCLPPLVASYRPDQSPSGEAALASYRRLVAAGKGVDLWLCEAMASLDEMRAAATAASETGLPVWVAVTLDDANPDRLRSQEPLVEAVRLAQALGVQALLLNCSQPETIEASLDVLTGFPGATGAYPNGFTSVEALAPGGTVSALEARHDLDPEAFTRTATRWIDHGIEIIGGCCEVGPSHIARLAEVLGERRHVLVRPGAMSREGNRETR, from the coding sequence ATGTCATCGATCGTGCTGCTGGATGGCGGCATGGGCCAGGAGCTCATCCGCCGTGCCGGCGAGCCGCCCACCCCGCTCTGGTCCACCCATGTCCTGAAGGAGTATCCCGAGCTGGTGCAGGGCCTGCATGAGGACTTCATTCGGGCAGGCGCCCGGGTGATCACCCTGGCGACCTATACGGCAACGCCGGAGCGTCTTTCCCGTGCCGGTCAGGCAGCATCCCTTGAGATGCTCCATCAGCGTGCGCTCGAGCGGGCGCAGAAAGCGGTGGCCGTCTGTGGTGAGGATGTCGCGATTGCCGGCTGTCTGCCGCCGCTGGTCGCCAGCTATCGGCCCGATCAGTCCCCCTCGGGCGAGGCGGCACTGGCCAGCTATCGTCGCCTGGTCGCCGCCGGGAAGGGCGTGGACCTGTGGCTGTGCGAGGCGATGGCCTCGCTCGACGAGATGCGCGCGGCGGCAACGGCCGCCTCGGAAACGGGCCTGCCGGTGTGGGTCGCCGTGACCCTCGATGATGCAAACCCCGACCGGCTGCGTAGCCAGGAACCGCTGGTGGAGGCGGTGAGGCTGGCCCAGGCGCTCGGCGTGCAGGCGCTGCTGCTTAATTGCAGCCAGCCCGAGACCATCGAGGCCAGCCTCGATGTGCTGACAGGTTTTCCCGGGGCGACCGGCGCCTATCCCAACGGCTTCACCTCCGTCGAGGCGCTGGCCCCCGGCGGCACCGTCAGTGCTCTCGAAGCACGCCATGACCTCGACCCGGAGGCCTTCACCCGCACGGCGACCCGCTGGATCGATCACGGCATCGAGATCATCGGCGGCTGCTGTGAGGTGGGGCCTTCGCATATCGCGCGCCTGGCCGAGGTGCTTGGCGAGCGCAGGCATGTGTTAGTGCGTCCCGGTGCCATGTCACGGGAAGGGAATCGCGAGACACGCTGA